Sequence from the Parvicella tangerina genome:
AGCACATAACATACCGCATTTAGCCAGATCAGGACCATCATTAAGGTACCTATGGAACCGTACAGCTCATTGTACTTTCCGAAGTTAGTAAAGAAATAACTGATGATAATTGACACCAAAATAATCAAAACACTCGCAAGACTACTTCCTGGCGAAAACCACTTGGAAGAAGAAAAGTCCGGGTTTCCAAGGTTGTAGAGAGTTCCTACCGCTAGAATCATTGAAAGAAGCATTATGAGCCATTTACCAAGCTGAAAGGCGAATTGCATGAACCCTCCCAGATTCTTGTATGCAACACTTTGAACAAAAACCTCTCCGTAGGTAATTGCTGCCAACATTATGATCACAAACAAGCTAAATGCGGCAAAAATTGCAAGAGAGATCAACCGTTGTTTAATTGGGTTTCTTCTTAAGTTGATTTGATGAGAAGTATTAAACACCATCAGCATATGATTAATACCATTACTTGCGTAAAATATCGTTAGAACTCCACCAAGACCAAGTACCCAATGATGTTTGTTAACCACCAAATCGTTTACGGTTTTTTCGATAACGGCATAAATGTTTGGCGGAGTGATGTTCTCAATATCCAACATCAAATTTTGCTGAAAATTCTCAATTGGAACAAACGGGATCAACGACAAAAAGAATAATAGCCCTGGAAATATTGCCAAAAAGAACTTAAAGGCAATCGCAGAACTTCTCATCCCATAATTTGACTGGGTAAATGTGGTGATCAGAAAGTTCAGCACACCATAAAGCGACATTCCGTAAAACCCGGGAAGCCTCAAACGTTTGCTCCATTTCACAACCGTTTTAACCATCCTACTCTTGAGGAAGGCATTGATCCAACTTTTGATTTTTTCGATCACTTCACCGCTTTAAGACTCAAGTCCATGTTATAAACCGAATGCGTTAAAGCTCCAACCGAAACATAGTCTACACCACATTCTGCAAAGACCCTCACCGTATCTAAGTTAATCCCCCCCGAAGCTTCAGTCTCATACTTTCCATCAATTAGCTTAACCGCCTCTCGTATCTCATCGTAACTAAAATTATCTAACATTATTCGATGAATCCCTCCTTCTTCGAGCACCATTCTTACTTCATTCAAATTACGCGTCTCTACTTCAATTTTAAGGTTAAGATCATTCGCTTTCAAGTACGCCTTTGTTTTTTGAATCGCCTGTTTCACTCCTCCAGCAAAATCAATGTGATTATCTTTCAGCATAATCATGTCATACAATCCCATTCGATGATTTTCACCACCACCGATCTTAACAGCTTGTTTTTCTAAAAAACGGATTAGCGGGGTGGTTTTTCTGGTATCCAACACTTTAGTACTCAATTCACCAACCGCATCTACAAAATCTCGCGTTTTTGTAGCAATAGCACTCATCCTTTGCATTACATTCAATACTAGTCGTTCAGCACTCAACAAAGCTCTTGAATTACAAACTACATAAAAAGCTATATCTCCATACTTTACTCTATCCCCATCATTTAAGAGTTGTTCAATTTCAACATTGGGGTCAAATTCTTTAAAAAGCGCTTTAGCCACCTCAATTCCAGCAATTATTCCATCTGCCTTTACTAAAAGTTTCGCTTTATCGACTTCGTTTTCGGGGATGCATGCTAATGCAGAATGATCTCCATCTTTAATATCTTCCTCCTTGCAGAGTTTTACAAACTGTTCAATTGTCATGACGATTACTTTGAACACAAAGTTAGTACTTTTTAGTACAAAGAAATTGGTTCCTTCTTACCCAAAAACTTAGGCGAGGTAAACAAAATTGAACAATCTAAAACTGCTTTAAACTTGGCCAATGGTTCTCTTAGGTTGATCCCGTTGTAGTCCACATTTTTTGCGGTGTAACCAATTGCTTTAATATTGTTTGCATTTGCAATATATAATGCTCTTTGCAAGTGGTATTCTTGAGAGACCACAATAATATCATCTACTCCAAAGATCTCTTTAGCCCGGATCATTGAATCAAACGTTCTGAAACCAGCGTAATCAAGTGTTATCCGACTGGCTGGCACTCCAAGTTCTACGAGTTTATTCAACATATCTTCAGGCTCATTATAGCTGTGAACATGATTATCTCCGGATACCAGAATATGCTCAACTTTTCCACTGAGATAAAGTTCTGCTGCTGCTTCCATGCGATAGGTGAAATACGGATTTTCGTAATCCCTGTATCCCTTAATTGTTCCTAAAACGAGTGCAACTTTTTTCTGTGGCACTTCATTCAGCTCATGATAAATTTGGGATTTAGTTGTGGCTATCACATACCAATTGGAGCACCAAGTCCCTCCTATCGCCAACAGCGCTAGAATTAAAAATTTTAGCCAAAAGCGTCTAACAAGCAGACGAATAAATATATCTTTGATTTTTCTCATGTAGCTAAGAAAAGTAATGTGGGTGGAACAGGATTAGCTCTCTTAGTATTAGATGGAAATGAGTGATTAATTGCTAATATCTAACCAGCAGCTCTTCCTTCTTCAACTTCGGATCCAGGAACAAAAGCCCCATTTCAAAAAGGTTGATAGCCAGTGTCGTTTCTTTTCTATTAACCAATTCAATCCATGCTTCTTTCATCCCTGCAGACCAGTTAATGTCGTCCACAACTACAATCGACTGATCATTGAGCTTTGGTAAAATCCAATCGAAGTACTTTAAAGTGGCTTCCTTTCGGTGATTACCATCCAAGTAGGCAAGATCAATCTTATCCAAGCGACCTACTAAACTTTGTAGTGTATCATTGAAGTCACCTTCAATTAACTCTACATTCGTCAATTTCATCAGCTTAAAATTCTCGCGAGCAACATTTGCTATCTCAGAGGCACCTTCCAATGTGTATACTTTTGCATCTTTATTCGCCTTTGATAGATAACCTGTTGTAATTCCCAGAGAAGTACCTAGTTCAAGCACAGTGCTTGACTGAAAAGACTCCACCAAACGGAACATCAATTCCGCATATTTCTTAGTCTTAACAGCACTATCAGCAATAGATTTAACTGAACGCTGATCACGCTTTGTCGATTTACTCCCCGCGCCCAGATCATTAACCTTGAGAACACGCTCATCCATGCGATTTTTGTTGCGAACGACATCAAGAGCTAAAAATGAATAAAACGTTCTATCCTTATCGAAAACTTTCTTCAGACTTTCTGAAATATTCAAATCCTCCACACCCTTGAAAGGTTTGGCTTGAAGTAGATACTTGCCGTATGTTGTTGCCTGACGAAACAATTTGTTACTTTTAGACCATAAAAATAACTAAATAAATGAAGGTCAGATTTGCACTTTTACTCTCCTACCTATTGTCTGTAGCAGCTTTTTTTGGTCAAAACACAATGGCTACGAACGGTGTTCACTCCAAGAACAAACCCATCACGGCATTTCACAATGCGGTGATTCATCAAGATGGTGACCGAGTAATCAAGAATGGTAGTTTGTTCATTCAAGACGGTAAGATCATTTACGTTGGCGGGAAGAAGAAAACTCCAGAAAACGGGATAGAAATAGACTTGGAAGGCAGACATATCTACCCCTCTTTTATTGAGCTGAATAGTACATTTGGTATTAAGAAAGAAGAGAAAAAGAAAGATCAATTTGGCCCTCAATATGAAAGCAGTAAAAAAGGACCTTACTACTGGAATGAAGCCATCCATCCAGAAGAAAATGCGATAGAAAAGTTCACATTTGATACTAAAGAAGCTGAGAAGCTCAGAAAAATGGGCTTTGGAACTGTTCTTACTCAAACTGGGGATGGTATTGCAAGAGGAACAGGATGTCTGATTTCACTAACCGATAATGATCAAACGCAAATTCAAGAAGACAAAATAAGTTCTCACTTCTCTTTTCAAAAAGGATCTAGTACTCAAGCTTATCCTACATCGTTAATGGGGTGTATTGCTTTGCTAAGACAATACCATATTGATCTCAACTATTATGAGCAATATGGTGGAAAAAAGAACTTATCGCTGGAAGCTGGAATAGCCAACAAAGAGCTACCTGCATTTTTTCATTCAAAAGATGAACTTGAGGTGCTAAGAGCACAAAAAATTGCCTCTGAATACGGGTTGAGTTATATACATGTTGGAAATGGGGATGAATATCAACAATTAAACGAAATCCAATATTCCCCATTTAATGACTTTCCAAGCATCAAACCCAATGGAGTAGAAAAAGGTAAAGGATTAGTACTTCCGCTTAACTTCCCCAAGCCTTTTGACATTGAGGACCCTTTCGAAGCAATGTATGTCTCTTTACAAGATCTCAAACATTGGGAAATTGCCCCTTCTAATCCAATGCTAATGAATCAAAACGGTTTTGATTTTTCATTTAGCGGGGCTGGCATCGAAAAAACAGGAGAATTCCTTACCAACCTTCGAAAATCTGTATCGAGAGGACTTCCTGAGAACATAGCAATAAATGCCTTAACAAAGACACCCGCTCAACTCATCGGAAGAGATGATATTGGCACTTTAGATGAAGGAACGTTGGCAAATTTCATCATCACCTCAAATGACCTAATCAACGCTGAAGGAGAAATTCTTGAAAACTGGGTGCAAGGTGATCGATTTGAAATCATGCCCTGGGACATTATTGACATTCGAGGAAAATACAACCTGAATGCCAGACAGATCATAAGAACGTTAGAGGTTACTGGTGACATCAACAACCCAAAAGGGAAGTTAGTCTATGACATGATTTCTGATAGTATTTCTTCTAACGGTGATCTTGTTTTAGATCCAGTTACTGGAAAGCCGATTAAAGTCACTAAACAGAAAGAAGTTAATGTAAATATCTCTTACAGTCAAAACTATATCAACCTATCCTACCAGCTTGCCGAGGGCACTTACCGCCTTAGTGGGAATATTAACTTTGATTCAGGGAGCTGGGATGGAAAAGGTCAACTACCTGATGGCAGATGGATTAACTGGACGGCAATTCGAAAAGAAAAAGAGAAGAAGAGTGTTGATCAAAAACCACTAACTAAAGACTCTGTCAATCTAGAGAAGCTAATGTTTCCAATGATGGCTTACGGATGGGATTCCCTGCCTAAACAAAAACCCATCCTCATCAAAAACGCAACCGTTTGGACTTTAGAAGAACAGGGGACATTAAAGACCAATATATTCATTCGAGATGGGAAGATCCATACCATTGGAGACATTCAAGATGCAGCAGATCCAGAAACCATTGTTATTGATGGGACGGATATGCACTTAACACCTGGCATTATTGATGAGCATTCTCACATTGCGATCAGCAGAGGTGTTAATGAAGGCTCACATGCTGTAACCGCAGAAGTAAGGATAGGCGATGTCATCAACAATCAAGACATCAATATATACAGGCAACTAGCTGGTGGTGTGACCGCATGTCAACTGTTACACGGGTCAGCGAATCCTGCAGGAGGACAAAGCGCACTGATCAAATTAAGGTGGGGAGCACCTCCAGAAGCTATGAAAATTGACAACGCAGATGGGTTCATCAAATTTGCTTTGGGAGAAAATGTTAAGCAATCCAACTGGGGTGACTTTAACACCATCCGTTTTCCGCAAACAAGGATGGGTGTAGAACAAGTTTACTATGATGCTTTTACGAGAGCAAGAGAGTATGGTCAACTCTGGGAACGTTATGAAAAGGAAAGTTCAAAAAAGAAGTCAAAAGCTGTTCCTCCAAAAAAAGACCTACAAATGGAAGCGATGCTGGAAATCTTGAATAAAGAACGATTCATCACTTGCCATTCTTACGTTCAGTCAGAGATCAATATGCTCATGCATGTGGCTGACTCCATGGGCTTCACTTTAAACACATTTACGCACATCCTGGAAGGATATAAGGTAGCTGACAAAATGAAAAAACATGGGGCTGGTGGTTCTACTTTTAGTGATTGGTGGGCATATAAGTATGAGGTTAAAGATGCTATACCATACAACGCTTCATTACTCAATCAAATGGGGATTGTAACGGCAATTAACTCTGATGATGCTGAAATGGGACGAAGATTAAACCAGGAAGCTGCGAAGGGCATAAAGTATGGAGGCATGACTGAGGAGGAAGCGCTAAAGATGGTCACCTTAAACCCGGCTAAATTACTTCATCTAGACCAGAGAATGGGAAGTATCAAAGTCGGTAAGGATGCGGACTTGGTGTTGTGGACAGCGAACCCGTTAAGCATCTACGCAAAATCTAGATTTACTATCGTAGACGGT
This genomic interval carries:
- a CDS encoding YihY/virulence factor BrkB family protein, with the translated sequence MIEKIKSWINAFLKSRMVKTVVKWSKRLRLPGFYGMSLYGVLNFLITTFTQSNYGMRSSAIAFKFFLAIFPGLLFFLSLIPFVPIENFQQNLMLDIENITPPNIYAVIEKTVNDLVVNKHHWVLGLGGVLTIFYASNGINHMLMVFNTSHQINLRRNPIKQRLISLAIFAAFSLFVIIMLAAITYGEVFVQSVAYKNLGGFMQFAFQLGKWLIMLLSMILAVGTLYNLGNPDFSSSKWFSPGSSLASVLIILVSIIISYFFTNFGKYNELYGSIGTLMMVLIWLNAVCYVLLIGFELHTLKDRQRKKLEEEKQMEI
- the nadC gene encoding carboxylating nicotinate-nucleotide diphosphorylase, which gives rise to MTIEQFVKLCKEEDIKDGDHSALACIPENEVDKAKLLVKADGIIAGIEVAKALFKEFDPNVEIEQLLNDGDRVKYGDIAFYVVCNSRALLSAERLVLNVMQRMSAIATKTRDFVDAVGELSTKVLDTRKTTPLIRFLEKQAVKIGGGENHRMGLYDMIMLKDNHIDFAGGVKQAIQKTKAYLKANDLNLKIEVETRNLNEVRMVLEEGGIHRIMLDNFSYDEIREAVKLIDGKYETEASGGINLDTVRVFAECGVDYVSVGALTHSVYNMDLSLKAVK
- a CDS encoding SanA/YdcF family protein, which produces MRKIKDIFIRLLVRRFWLKFLILALLAIGGTWCSNWYVIATTKSQIYHELNEVPQKKVALVLGTIKGYRDYENPYFTYRMEAAAELYLSGKVEHILVSGDNHVHSYNEPEDMLNKLVELGVPASRITLDYAGFRTFDSMIRAKEIFGVDDIIVVSQEYHLQRALYIANANNIKAIGYTAKNVDYNGINLREPLAKFKAVLDCSILFTSPKFLGKKEPISLY
- a CDS encoding O-methyltransferase, which codes for MFRQATTYGKYLLQAKPFKGVEDLNISESLKKVFDKDRTFYSFLALDVVRNKNRMDERVLKVNDLGAGSKSTKRDQRSVKSIADSAVKTKKYAELMFRLVESFQSSTVLELGTSLGITTGYLSKANKDAKVYTLEGASEIANVARENFKLMKLTNVELIEGDFNDTLQSLVGRLDKIDLAYLDGNHRKEATLKYFDWILPKLNDQSIVVVDDINWSAGMKEAWIELVNRKETTLAINLFEMGLLFLDPKLKKEELLVRY
- a CDS encoding amidohydrolase family protein — translated: MKVRFALLLSYLLSVAAFFGQNTMATNGVHSKNKPITAFHNAVIHQDGDRVIKNGSLFIQDGKIIYVGGKKKTPENGIEIDLEGRHIYPSFIELNSTFGIKKEEKKKDQFGPQYESSKKGPYYWNEAIHPEENAIEKFTFDTKEAEKLRKMGFGTVLTQTGDGIARGTGCLISLTDNDQTQIQEDKISSHFSFQKGSSTQAYPTSLMGCIALLRQYHIDLNYYEQYGGKKNLSLEAGIANKELPAFFHSKDELEVLRAQKIASEYGLSYIHVGNGDEYQQLNEIQYSPFNDFPSIKPNGVEKGKGLVLPLNFPKPFDIEDPFEAMYVSLQDLKHWEIAPSNPMLMNQNGFDFSFSGAGIEKTGEFLTNLRKSVSRGLPENIAINALTKTPAQLIGRDDIGTLDEGTLANFIITSNDLINAEGEILENWVQGDRFEIMPWDIIDIRGKYNLNARQIIRTLEVTGDINNPKGKLVYDMISDSISSNGDLVLDPVTGKPIKVTKQKEVNVNISYSQNYINLSYQLAEGTYRLSGNINFDSGSWDGKGQLPDGRWINWTAIRKEKEKKSVDQKPLTKDSVNLEKLMFPMMAYGWDSLPKQKPILIKNATVWTLEEQGTLKTNIFIRDGKIHTIGDIQDAADPETIVIDGTDMHLTPGIIDEHSHIAISRGVNEGSHAVTAEVRIGDVINNQDINIYRQLAGGVTACQLLHGSANPAGGQSALIKLRWGAPPEAMKIDNADGFIKFALGENVKQSNWGDFNTIRFPQTRMGVEQVYYDAFTRAREYGQLWERYEKESSKKKSKAVPPKKDLQMEAMLEILNKERFITCHSYVQSEINMLMHVADSMGFTLNTFTHILEGYKVADKMKKHGAGGSTFSDWWAYKYEVKDAIPYNASLLNQMGIVTAINSDDAEMGRRLNQEAAKGIKYGGMTEEEALKMVTLNPAKLLHLDQRMGSIKVGKDADLVLWTANPLSIYAKSRFTIVDGIIYYDAERDKKLREEVEKERMRIIHLMIEAKNDGSSTQPIKAQTKGVHVCTSLSDDGN